In the genome of Excalfactoria chinensis isolate bCotChi1 unplaced genomic scaffold, bCotChi1.hap2 Scaffold_325, whole genome shotgun sequence, one region contains:
- the LOC140264836 gene encoding serine protease 27-like, with the protein MAVGLNRNVGGEDAMAGQWPWQGSLLRDGTHICGVSLVAPQWVLTAAHCFQGSLDPRSYAVLLGVQELSGPWGQNRTVPLGRLFPHPAYAGEATSGDIALAQLSRPVTYGVSVGPVCLPGPTFHFPAGTQCVATGWGDIGEGGPVCLPGPTFHFPAGTQCVATGWGDIGEGG; encoded by the exons ATGGCTGTGGGGCTGAACCGTAACGTGGGGGGTGAGGATGCCATGGCTGGTCAATGGCCGTGGCAGGGCAGCCTGCTCAGGGACGGGACCCACATCTGTGGGGTGTCCCTCGTGGCCCCACAGTGGGTGCTGACAGCGGCCCATTGCTTCCAAGG GAGCCTGGACCCCCGTTCCTACGCCGTCCTATTGGGGGTGCAGGAGCTGTCTGGTCCATGGGGTCAGAACCGCACGGTCCCATTGGGTCGGCTGTTCCCTCACCCGGCCTATGCGGGAGAAGCCACCAGCGGGGACATCGCCTTGGCCCAACTCAGCCGCCCCGTCACTTATGGGGTCAGTGTAGGACCCGTCTGCTTACCCGGACCCACCTTCCATTTCCCTGCCGGGACCCAATGCGTGGCCACGGGATGGGGGGACATTGGAGAAGGAG GACCCGTCTGCTTACCCGGACCCACCTTCCATTTCCCTGCCGGGACCCAATGCGTGGCCACGGGATGGGGGGACATTGGAGAAGGAG GGTGA